The genomic segment TTAGGAATAGATCTACCAGCAGAGGAAATTGTAGAAGCAGTAAAGGAACATCAACCAGATGTTATAGGTTTGTCTGCCCTCTTAACTACTACTATGCCTGCCATGGAGAATACAGTTGAAGCTTTAGAAGAAGCAGGCGTTAAAGATGATATTAAAGTTATTGTTGGCGGAGCACCAGTAAATCAGGAGTTTGCTGATGAAATCGGTGCTGATGGTTATGCTCCTGATGGAAGTACTGCTACTGATTTAGTGCGGGAAATGACTAATTAAGAAGTGATATAGTTTGAATATTAGGAGAGTTCTGTTAGTGGAGAGCTCTCCTAATTTTTACTTGATAATAGTAAGGGAGTGAAAATTTGATGATAGTAATTGGAGAATTAATTAATACTAGTCGCGAAGAAGTAGAACCAGCAGTTAAAAATAGAAATGTAGACTTTATTCAAGAGTTAGCTAAAAAGCAGGAAGAAGCAGGTGCCGACTATATTGATGTTAATTGTGGAACATTAATTAAAGAAGAAGTAGAGGCAATGGAATGGTTAGTTAAGACGGTACAAGAAGTAGTAGATGTACCACTCTGTATAGATAGTCCTGATCCGAAAGCACTGAAAAAAGGTCTAGAAACTTGTGAAAAGAGACCTATGATTAACTCCATTACTGCTGAGAAAGAAAGATATGAAGAAATTCTACCACTAATTCAGGAGTATGATGCAGAAATCGTTGCTTTAGCTATGGATGAAAGCGGTATGCCAGAAGATGATCAAGATAGAATTAATGTAGCTACTAAATTAATTGATGACTTAGTAGCAGATGGAGTTGAATTAGAAGATATTTATCTTGATCCGATTATTCAGCCAATTGGAACTGATGAAGAAATGGGAGAATATATCCTAGCTGCTATTGATGAGATTATCACAAAGTATGAAGATGTACATATTACTTGTGGTTTAAGCAATATTTCCCATGGATTACCTAAAAGACAACTATTAAATCAGGCTTTTGTAGTTTTGGCGATGAGCAGAGGTATGGATAGTGCTATTATGGATCCATTAGATGAAAAAATCATGTCTTTAACGATAGCCTCTGATACTCTATTAGGTGAGGACCAGTATTGTGCTAATTATATTAAAGCGGCAAAGGGTGATAAGTTAG from the Acetohalobium arabaticum DSM 5501 genome contains:
- a CDS encoding methyltetrahydrofolate cobalamin methyltransferase, which produces MIVIGELINTSREEVEPAVKNRNVDFIQELAKKQEEAGADYIDVNCGTLIKEEVEAMEWLVKTVQEVVDVPLCIDSPDPKALKKGLETCEKRPMINSITAEKERYEEILPLIQEYDAEIVALAMDESGMPEDDQDRINVATKLIDDLVADGVELEDIYLDPIIQPIGTDEEMGEYILAAIDEIITKYEDVHITCGLSNISHGLPKRQLLNQAFVVLAMSRGMDSAIMDPLDEKIMSLTIASDTLLGEDQYCANYIKAAKGDKLVI